Sequence from the Metopolophium dirhodum isolate CAU chromosome 2, ASM1992520v1, whole genome shotgun sequence genome:
AGTCGAAGTTATCCATTGtttgaatatcaaaaaaataatatgtgtgaaaaaatgaaatatttatatgatgaaGTTAGAAATATGAAACTAGATGTGTGTagagaaaaaattttttataaaatcaacaaagtAACTATTGTAGTAGCTATAGAATCATgtatcatgcataatattatattcgttttagataaacatttgttttatctTTCTTCTTATCCGAATTATAAAAAGGTGTGTTTACTTTATTGCTTGGCTACTAATTTACGCTTAGGATATATGATCTAGGTAAGTATACCGATTTATACTGTGGacataaccataatattagattatggAGATTGAGTGTAGGGGACCTTAAAGGACCcctcaaataatttacaaagcACATTTAAGGTATACCTAATCCAACCCTTAATTCCGTGGTTGAACCGACAACGCAACCTTAGCTTAACTGttttacctaatttatattttctaagtaaaataattatggaattaatataaatataaattaagaaagtctatatttttttaagaataaaaaaaaacagttgttGTAATTGTTTCCCAAGTATAGCCATtactaaagttgaaaatgtGAACTACATTTGTgttactacatttttaaaactttaaaacttacattccacatttttttttaatttgtgtattatttttgcttaaaattaacatactttaaaaaagtatttaatataaattaaaatatcaactgcttttattcttattaatttctatatttctataagaatatgaaaataataaaagcaattgacatttaaaattgaaacttGATAACAcgttaaatatagaatatacataatatactatagtcatattttgcattattaaaaaataccattGAATATCAATATTGTAGTCTAAATTAGTAGTCTGGTAACGGCCAACGGGGAATGGTAAACTCCTTCAAATGTAGGTAATCTCCTACATACACATAGTGTTAACTCCTACAAAACATAGTGTTAACGCCTACAAAAGAGAGTGTTAGCTCCTAAAAACGatggtaaaataatagtttttacaaaaaatttaaattcatttttaaaaaggtggacaagtaaAGGTACCGCTTGTACCACTGTTGTGTTATCCTagcatacttatataaattatcaaatttaatcatTTCTCCAGTTTGTATCATTTAATTAtcttacataattaaatattgaaaaatcaaatgaCTTAGGTATATaggaaaaaatcaaaataatgttaaaaaatacatcagtagaaaaaataaaaatatgtctgaattatcaacattaaaaataaaatactgggggacggagtggcccagtggactaaggcgtcagTTGTGACTAACACCGGCGCTGGTccaaacctcggttcacgggtggcatttttcttcaggcaagtcacggtgtccagagaacaagtgccgccatccgggcatggcagatacctacgggtgcccacttgaaaatctgccaaaactacacacacgtgtttaccaaccaacagtatcctcccctacaaacaaacaaacagctaatggccatagttgccgggcttaatgatcaattaaaaaaaataatatatatatatgtcttgcaatacattaatacattttatacaaaaatcaattcagaggtacctatataaataaaaacttaaataataagcgtattaaaataaatcattaaccaaatgtttgtatttaatctttaaaaatatatttatatatttattattttcaagtcaTAATTTTTAGCTTTTTGAGCTTTTCAATTCCAATATcatgtattcaaataaaatttaggAGAGTAGGATATTACCCTAtcttttttcaggtaaaaatgtCAATGCAGGAGATTACAGTATCTTTGGTTTTCAGGTAGAATGGTTATTCGTGTAGGAGCTTACATTAGGCCCTAGTAACACAGCCACGGGGGACGAGGGCGCAAGCACACACACTTCGCACACCCCCACATTAGGTCATTCTGTAAACGTAAGGCATCAGGCGAGCACAAAGACAACCGATAGGGACAGTTTTGTCATGGCGGTTAACACCAAACAGTCTCAGTTGTGGTTCAGAACCAGTTGCCAACACGTCACACGAACATGCCTAGACAAAATTCCGACTCACTACGGTCGAACACGAATTTCCGTCAGGCTTCGTAACGGTTCTATTAGAATCACAGACACAAAAATCGTACATAAACCCGACCATCGCACGTAAATACGCCTCCTCCCCCCAATGGAAAACAGACCTATGGAGGATGGTCACAGGAAACAGCCAGAACAGTGCACCATGGATAACCAACACCACGTCGCAGCCATACCAACGGCCATGAGGGGCCAAAGCACGAGGCCAACGACCAACGCCACCTTCCAGAGAGGGACTAGGAGGGCATCAGTAAGGCAAGCCTAGAGGTACCACTAGCTGAACCACCTATCCATCAACATCAGTAGGTACGCTGTGGCACCCCGTATGGTGGGTTTTGGGAGGGGGGAGGAGTATATGCGGCCCACGTTAGTAGGAAGTACAATGTACAAGCGCTATAGCGGCCGTCTACCTTATCTTCAACCACCACTATGGAACGCAAGCAGCGCGACTAGGTTGACTTTCCCACCGTGCGTGCCGGTCATGGCATAAGATGTGATGGTATGGACCATGTCTCATGGTCGATGGAAAAGGCCAGTCGGACATCTTTCATTGGATCGTTGGACCGATAGCATATCGTCCAACGTTAAATCCATCGCTCGAGTGGCACCAGTGTATTATTTGgttgtaactattataataatttatcataacttAGTGACATACATAAAGCGTTTGTGTTGTGCTTTTTATCACTTAAAGTCTCAACCCAAACCTACACTACGACCGGACCATGATCAACCAGTATTCAATCATTGGGTTCGCGTCAGGTGTAATCCATTGTGTATTGCCCGTTCGAGCCGACGATTCACGAATCCGCATAATTGTACCTTTTCATTCACAGGATTCCGCACTAAACTAATTTGTGACGTAAccgattgtattaaaaaaataattgcagaCATACAAATGGTTAAACACACgcccggattaaggggggcAGGGGGGACATGGCCCCCGGGCCTCGATAGTTAGAATTAATTTAAGGGTCTCACTTTGTCCATTACTTTTTTGGTCATAGGCTATAACACTGTAAAAAACCGATTATCATTTAGCGAGGAAAaaagcttgtaaattataatttataaataaagtgatatattattcattatttattcctATGGGTATAAATCTAGTTTACGGTCCAAGctcgtttttcaatttttcaaaatgtgtgttttaaagCACTGAATTTGAAtgtgtttgaaaaaattgtcGCTCTTTTTTACTACGgaagttataccaaaaaaactggaaaacaattgattttttaaaacatcatgGTTATCtaccataaaaataacaaaaaactacttttttgactaatttttttttttatgtgtgtttTGGTATGTTTAAGTTTTTGAAGCAAACACATTCAAGTTCAGACGTTCAGTGCTTTAAAACaagcattttgaaaaaaaaaaatttgaaaaacgagCTTGGGccttaaatagattttttcctTACTATGTACCTaacacctatataaatatttattataacataatataataatatatacaatatacatatttttttcgtacaGGGGCCTCATTTAAAACTTTGGCCCCTGAGCCCCAAAATGTCTTAATCTGGGCTTATAGTTAAACATTATGTGGGTCAGTCACCTTAAGCAGGAAACTTGAAACAGTAATAATGATTCTTCAATCTCCAACTATGAATTtaagttttcgacaaaatcaattttgtattgttgGTGTAATGAAAAACAGTAGATTTAAAgttgataacatttataaataattttatagttcaaaaattaaaaatttataaaatattcaatttttataggcGCATTTACAGCTACGTCGTGTATTGTGTATTCGTCTCGTGCATTGGTGAGGTAACTATGGTTATAACAATACAACTAGTAACtatattggtttaaaaataaaattgagctGTAATCAATTCTTTGTGTGCTGGGCTACAAACTGGGTTATTACAtgattctaaaattttttttgatcgaCACGACACGACACACGATGTAGCTTTGAACCCGGTTTAAGCATTGACAATTTCagtacaaggtttctcataagtagttcaatagttcatactgtaattataaaaactaaaaaaaaagcgggtaagtggatgtcgctctgttgtacagtaggttacaagtgagtcaatttataatggattgtattaaacttgaattcaatgatataataccattgtataaaaaaaacgattctgagcggagacggtttatcagtctggattttttaaattttcattatttatattatagcctTGTaagttaaattagtattataatattataattttttattcgttgctacggtgatagacaatggattatattaaacttgaattcaatgatttcattgtataagaaaaacgattctgagcggagacggtttaaatttttattatttattatatcatgtaaattaaattaatattataatattttaattttttatttgttgctaCGGTAATAAACAAagggttataaattaaaatctcattttaagtggtttttcgtaatttgtcagtagtttttcccgtaacattaaataactattgagaaaatcaaaaaatgacctctttaaagtaccatcttgatcgaatttgctaaaagataaggtggATAagtatatgttgaaatcgaagcactctttctggtagaaattttgtatacaggataaaaaaaaaaaataaacactattgtaaAATCACTAGCTtactcgctccgctcagaatctaaaatatataatcaccgtttttgtatagtcattttagaGGTGCGTGAAGTTAgcaagaaaattcaagcacattcaagtataaatctataataccattattttgTGCTCAACTATTTGAACTAAATTAGATATCTTAACGAAGAATAAAGATTCAAGTTATTATGTTGTGATTTCATTTCACATTCTAGTGGACAGTGGACACACTACACCTATGACTTATTGGCTATTGTACAACACAGCGGTactcacttgcccacctttattgattttttatattatgtaactgtcAATCATTATTACATGCTACacgaataaacaaataaaattttatttaatctatagtAGATATAATTTTCTTCTGAACAGCGCGATTCTACTTTTTACTCTCGTCATATAAGCCCAATTGAAgtcttatttgttttttttgagCCACAGCCATGGAATGCAGCCAATAACAATATAGCATCAATGTGTAGAGGAGCACGTACAAGatgactgtataaaatatacataacaaatatataagcAGGTTAGTAGTGTAAATGAAGCTCGATATGGTGGTGGAGagctattattttttcaataaaactcTTGATAAGGAGGGTACCCACATCCTAACAATTTTTgtctacaattatatatatattttagtttatttaatgcTATTTTTACAACTGTATATAGTATagatgcatttttaaaatattaccattCGCCAAATGCTATATTGTACTTACACTTTACAGCCtatggtatttaataatattattaaatttatttatttcactaaaaaaaatatttaatttataatatatatattatagttataacatataaactTACTAAAAATTCGCATAATAAAATGGAAGAATTTGACATGAGCCCAACTCGAACCATCGTCACTTCAACATaagatgtttattttaaaataatcctATACCAATTAATTGGcattataataacagtaaaCAAATTTACTGCAAtattgaactaaaaaaattaataatgataataaatatagttatttactCAGTAGTGCGGAAAAGAACAGAACAAATGTCAAACACACATCCGATTGCCGTTAGGATCAGTGCATAAGGCATTGCACGATTGATATTcccctaaaaatatatatatattatattattatataacaatggtaaataatttaaaaaatatttttaaacgatattatataaaaatataactatttgccatagtaaataataaatatctgtaTCAATAACCAGATTTGACTCCctactttaaatttataatttattatatgggGGACCTTACCTTCAACAGAGCTCCGAAGACAATAACGATTGCGATGTAGTTTACTGAATTCGTCAACTTGAAATACGTCAACACCTGGTATAAGATTATGGCGACAGTGCGTTTATCAAcatggtatacataatatgatttaatccTTAAAGGTACGTATAAAAGAACAGGTCGGACGTGTTTTATGTTAAGTTAAGTTTTTAACCAGGCATATTTCATAgaaatttcacaatttttatttttttccatcaaCGAAACTACTTGTTATTCAgctaatttagtatattatatattatatttgcctCGTCTAAGTTTAATTTGACGCATAGGCCTAAAGTCGTTTCTACATGGATCGACGATAcacgtttattaaaatatattaaagtgttaaaaaaattaaaagcataataatactattgtatatgAATGTATATGAAAGCGTCCACTTGATTATGATTTAAAGTGAATGATTTTGGATGTATTGGCTTACAGacctaattttttaaaaatttagacgCTGCGTGACTGCGTTATACTGTATTTAAACAGgtgacgaaaaataaatataacatatataactaTGTAGCCGCGTTAAtatgggtatattataaattataatatacgaaattgaATCACTCCCGATGGCCAAGGCCAATGGCCAATGCCCAATGGCTAACTGCTCTGggtatcttaaataataataaataaataatattagtaaagtAGTAACATAGGCGTGTTCACCGAAAACGACAAGGgccctataattattaattaaatataaattaaattaatgaaattattgacgaattcaaaaatgttgttccttTTAAACGTCGATTATCATTATAAgattgtatatctatatattgttatgtaatatttattagaatgaataataaaataaaataaatatttttagtgcatttgatatctttaaaacatttatctgtatctataaatgttttcaaaattattgtggaccctatattttagtatgcaCCCCCGGAACCAGGTTAGGTTACATGTCTGCGCATGCCTATGAGTAGTAAgtctatagaaatatagaatttataaatttataatactcaCAATACATATGGCTAAATTcacaaacacatatttttttatgtttgaattcaagACTTCGAATTGAATCCGTAACATctccgatatattatattatactaataagtaaaagtaaaaaaaaaatgtcatctgtaatttaagttagtatatagtattataactgGTGAacacataaatatttgtttttgatggttcatcatttatatttcaattactaTAGTTACGATATTATAAGAGTCAAATGATTTAGAAATTAAAAgctcatataagtatataatatcatcatatcaTCAACCAATCACttacgtaatatatattttttacatatttttaaatgtatgtaatttttttataattatcatgtttcattactttaaaatttaaaaatgtgtaccaAAACATCTTTAAAAAggaattcatataaaaaatgtattattttttattttgaaaaatcaaatttctaATGCCGAAAGAAAGTTATTTAAAGACTAAGGAAATACATTTGCTCGGAAGTTAGATGAGTTTCATAttccaagttaataatattatcataagaaCCAACTTTACATCTTATGATTTttctaaacataatttgtatagttattatttcttacaatacggtaattttagattctgagtgaaacgataaATGTCCTGAATtaacaattatgtgtgtgttttttattaatgtataaaggcactttttataatataaaaattctttaatcTTCAACTTTGAGTGTGTTTTCTGGAAGAAAATCTAATTTAGTTGATATTTTAGGGTGgtctaaagtaaaaaaaacacagtatatttttcataatatcataatttcataataaaatcgTATCCATTACAATTTTCAGTGGTGGTTACTTATTCCTTATTGATGAGATACACTCAGAGATTTCCCTGGgaattttattcgtttatttGAAATTGGTTAAATTACCATATTTGTACTTACATTAAACCAACAAAACATACAggtattgatataaaaattcaaaataatatatataaattgaacaaaataaaaatactataatagtaggaGGACAATTAGTTACCTCAACAACTCGGAAAGATGCTTTTATAAATGGAGACTATGGCCGAATCCAGAAAAGACAAAGGTATATGGATTCCATCTAAATCAGCGTTTCTTAAACGGTGTTTCGCGGAACCCTGGGGTTATGTATCAAGTATCAACAAAAAGAAAATACCGTAACAGATTTGATGCCGaacctaatatttaataaggtTTACCCCCTTAGCTCTCCTGCGATTTGCGCCTATGTTtgactatatactatgtattgtattgttattaatcataattataatttcattacttattttattatttttatttataacttttatgaatGTTACTGTGGTGGTACTGTTGccatacgaatataatatatatgtactataatagAACATCAACTAATTAAGACAAATTGAAGGAAAATCtttgaaacatttaaacatCTTTACGAATTAATCCAAATggattattttgttcattattaaGGTCAAATGTGTACGTTTactggataatataataattttatcatttggATTTGGaccttatgtattttaataaaactagagTATCAATGTTAAGGTTATGTCATAGCTCACAGCtgtgtaaaaataatgatttatattatatcattatgaatATCGATATTCAAAATTACGATTTCAATTTTGGATggctgataaaaatataaaatgtaatcagTTGCTTACTGCGCAGTAACAAATGCAATAgtatataccattattttaaaacttttgttGAACTTTTGAACTCATTTCCTCCggcgttaaaatatattgtctgtAGATGGGTGGTatccataaatttaaaaataatactaaaataaatcaaatttaagatATATCATATCCATACGATTGTGTcgatacttaataattattaaaaaaaaaattatgaattattgtttaattattgttaacaatatattatgttagaatTAATTcgtcaaagaaaaaaaattatcattaaaaggtaataaatattgtattaaaataacacatGATTAAAAACACCggatttctatataatatagttgaaaaAACCTTGTTTGTACTATAATTTTATCTCAAAATCACTACCAACAACtgaataacatataaaattatggcacattaaatattattatcatactaataatgaataaagaatagaaataacatacataataatacatgatGTAGGTACTaacaaaacattacattttttttcttaaagcacattacaatatattatttataatgacaaTAAACAATAACTGCTCGTGAACTTTTTTGATGTGTATAGTgagtataactatttataaaataaataaaaagaaaaatgtgtaataggtattatcatCCCGACATAATATATGCACACATAGTTCTGTAAAAACTGATTAACAATCGACACACCCTaaaagacaataattataataattaatatacaacaaaGCGTTTTAGGTCACAAATAACTCGATCTTTTAAACTCGTGGACATTTTCATTTCCAAAGAACtcatatatcaacattttctttaaaatatttcaagccaattaaaaataatcaaatgttaataatataaaataataataataattagctgtataataacaatgtaaacAAACGAATCTAATCAAAAATCTACTAAATGATTCAGTCTTAAAcatacacttataataataacaatatgatcaattataatatatgtataataaaaaataaataataataaataaaagcatGTCAGTTATTTGGTTtagttcaaattaaataattggcAAACTATAACCAAATATTACTCATTTTACTACATGATGTCATTTAGGAGTTAGAagaaaatattgtcaaaaaacggtagtattttgaaaaattgtccAACATTCATGTTAATGAAGTATTTgtttaaatagatttaaaaaaagttagtaGTATTCCTAATGTTTATCAGTCAACTTTCACTATAAGAAAGTTTCTTCGCTTAACTTTTGGTATTCACCAAAATTG
This genomic interval carries:
- the LOC132938188 gene encoding uncharacterized protein LOC132938188; translation: VPLRIKSYYVYHVDKRTVAIILYQVLTYFKLTNSVNYIAIVIVFGALLKGNINRAMPYALILTAIGCVFDICSVLFRTTDDDGSSWAHVKFFHFIMRIFIILYVLLYTLMLYCYWLHSMAVAQKKQIRLQLGLYDESKK